The genomic window gtaatgtccttcaggtgggccaacaccagtctttcagaggacttcatgactacagatgtcagatcgacaggcctgtagtcatttagtccagagatggagggttttttggggaccgggatgattgtggagcgtttgaagcaggagggaacttcacactgctccagtgatctgttgaagatctgagtgaagatgggggccagctggtccgcacagattttcaggcatgatggtgagacaccgtcaggtccaggagccttcctgatcttctgcctctggaagaggtggctcacgtcctcttcacagatcttgagtgcaggtgagaggtcagagggggaaggtgactgagaggcgtgactctgggcttttcaaacctacagtagaaaccagtCAGCTCGTTGACTACCAGCAGTGTTGCTCCATTTCTTTGTGGTTCTCACTTTGTTTCATTAACCAGAGGTGTAATGTCGCTCCCATGCAGCAGGTGACGCTGTGATCCTCCCTACGATCCGCCAATAAACCGACGAAGAAGAAAAATCAGCGGCAGacgtagaagaagaagacgccTCCCCGTACGCCGCTCCTGTCACAGTGCGCAAATGCGCATCCTACAGCGCGGAGCTCCGGAGGAAAGCAGCGATAAAACCAACCTCACCAGGCTGGGCAACGACACGCTAGGGCGGAAGAGAAAACAGCGCCTGAGGGGGAAGACGGAACCGAGGGGTAAAGTCTGTGACACGGCAGGTAGGTCCCCCTCACCTGACCCGGGACTTGGCTGTAACGGGCCGGAGTCCGTCAGCGGCGCCGCGTTGCTGCCTGACCCGGGCGGATATGTGGGCAGGCCCGGCACGGCCCGGCACGGCTCCTCGGCGCTGTCATCCATAGTTACTGTACACACAGCGAGCTGCTGCGTTTAGAGAACAACACGCCGAACTCCGTTACAGAAACCCGCTAATTAAGCGCGATTCTACTTATAACGTTTAGCGTTAACGGTAAACATTGTATTTCATGTATGTCACGAGTTTGCTGGATACACTTTGCTATTTGGCTTAACATAAAACCGATCAAACAACACTTAATAGAGAATTCACTTTTAAAACGTGTTTTCTCGCTTTTTCAACACCAAGTTTAATGTTGGCGTCACAACGCAAAAGCTGACAGTTTAGGGGGATTCCCAAGTCCAGAAGTCACCGTTTTTATCTAGATGAGTATAATTTGGTAAATATGTAAGTGCCGAATTTAGCAGACGGGTCTATGGGATCATACTCTAATTAAACAgttcaaaatatttaatttatcttGGCCTATACTTAACGGTTCcttaaatgttgacattttgaaatgacatTTGGCGTGACGTTCTCTAAACAGTGCGACGTGCAtatggctaacgttagctatccAACTGCAGTTGACAACTATCCCGTTGACAAGTCGAGGAACGTTTCGTGAACTAGTTAGCTAAGGACGTAAAGACACCCAGGTTCTGTTAAAGCTGTTAAATCTGACAAGGTGAACACTTGAACACCCGGAACAGGAGCCGCTGCTAACGCTAGCAGCCTCGGCTAGCTGGGCAGAATGTTGCGTTGACCAGGGACCGGGCTATTTACTGACGGCTATGAACTTCAGCACCGTTACAAGCTGATCACAGCAGAAACGCGTACAGTGGAGTCAGACGTGGGTAATGTAGTGTTTAATGGTGGAAACGGCGCTAGTGTCACTGctgatgttgtgtgtttttgcttgttgGCAGCACTGACTCAGAGTTTCACCAGATGTTAGACGGAGCCCCGGCGAAGCTAACAGCCGCCTCAGAGACGAGGATCCGCGGCAAACACGGAAAGAGGAAGCGAGGCTCAAACGAAAAGCTCGCTGTTCAGTCCAGCTCAGTTTAACTTTATAACTCCTTTATTAAACTTTGAAGTGTCCAGAAAGGCAGGAGGAGAGTTCAGCGCTGAACAGCTGCTTCAAACTGCCACCCAGAGATTAAAAGacgttatcacgataaaaaatgtCATCAGGATTCACGTCGTCCttatttatttcaagtttaaaggctgatttgaTTATTAGGTTACAGTAACGCGTATAAGTGCTTATAAAATGTCTTGGAGAGGTAAGAACTGGTCTCCTCCTGCTGACTGAAGGTCTCCTGTAGGATCAGCCTTCAGTCTCCAGAGAAAACACCTGGAGTCTCCTCACAAGCAGCCGCACTTCACACGACCTGACCGGCTGGAGGTTTGTTCAGGGTACCTGGTCAGGGCCTCTGGTTTCAGACCTATGAGTGAAAGttaatgtggttttaaactcgatgccaaacagaggatcagtaaactgaggcagaacattcagagCTGCTCTCATCAAATCTTTTtattctcaacaaaataaaatctaaacgGAAACATTGATGATTCGAATGAACCAAACATGTAGTTTTATTCTTCAGCTCCACTCTGAACACAAAGTGACAGGAGAGGAGCCGTCTGAAGGTTATTCCAGGCTGAAGGTTATTCCAGGCTGAAGGTTATTCCAGGCTGAAGGTTATTCCAGGCTGAAGGTTATTCCAGGCTGTTAGGCGTTGATTCCTTTATCTGATGCTCGGGAGGCGTCGAGCTGCGACGCGGCGTCCACACCAGAATTAAAACGAGTGCGATCTCCGGCCAGCATGTttgaataaaaacaccaaactaAAACTCTGTGCATGACTGAtgacagccaatcacagccGAGCGTCTGCGTCgttgtttctaaagtcctccgtttttgcccgtcttcactaaaacgctctcaggagtttcaaaacaaaaaacggggtcggcagtgTGTCAGACGTCTTCGTTTACGTGTTTATAACCTGTGAGGATGTTTGCTGTGACCATTaacctcctgctcctctctcgCCTCCTCAGCGACCATGGTGGGCGAACGCCGCAATGGGAACCTGCTGGTCCAGCTCGGCCCGCGGCTGCAGGCGTACCCGGAGGAGCTGATCCGCCAGCGACGCAACCACGACGGCCAAACGGAGTACCTGATCCGCTGGTGTCTCGTCACCATCGACGACGGCTCCGGCCCCGGGGGCGGCGCCAGCGAGGCGGGCGGGACGGGCGGCGGCAGCTCCGGGGTGGGCGGGTCCGGCGGCTCCACGTCAGGAGAGAGCAAGACGGAGAACATCCTGATGTGGATGTCGACGGAGGACGTGTACGCCAACTGCCCCACGCTGCTGGGGAAGAGGAAAACGGACTCGCAGCGCcccctgcagcagcaggagacaCAGCAGGGCGGCGAGTCGTCGGACGGCGGGCAGAGGAGCGGCGGCGAGTTCCCGTCTGACGTCACCTTCGACGAGGTGGAGCTGTCGGACATGAAGGAGGACGTGAAGAACCTGGTGCGCCGAGCCAGGAAGCAGATGACCAAGAAGAGCGACTTCTCCATCAGCATCACTCACACCATCCACGTGCTGAGCGCCTACGCCGGCATCGGCTCGCTGGTCGGCGTCTTCAAGGAGACGGGCGCCCTCAACCTGCTGATGGAGCTGCTGTGCAACAAGGAGACGCAGACCAGACGCAGCGCCGGGAAGATGCTGCGGGCGCTCGCCTCGCACGATGCAGGTAACCGCACAGCACTGCTCCCTGATTGGCTGGCAGGCAGCATCGATACTCCACGTCCAGTGTTGGACATGGATGTGGCGCCTGCAGGAAATGAGGGTCGCAGCATAcgacctcttcttcttcttcttcttcttcttcttgtcgaGCGGGTTGTTggtttcctgtctttatgctaagctaactagctgctgacTGAAACATAAagctgcagctaacgattattttcctcatcgattaatctgttgatcGATTAGAAGGTCGGCCcataaaactgtgaaaatgttgatcagtgtgtGTTGAAGCCGAGACGACGAGACCCTCCTGTCAGAGGAAACCAGAACATGTTTGAGACGCTGAATCAGAGAATGTCTTTAAAGAAAGGGGAGATTAACCGATAATCAAAATAGGTGGAGGTTAATTTAATCGTCGCAGCTCGACTGACGTATGCAGAAAGTTGGGCACCGACGAACGGAATAAAGTCGCTTTATTAGCAGCTGCTGAAACCCTGCGGTCGTTTCCTTGGAGGCCGGCTGAGACCCTCCCCCTCAGGCGGAGTTGGACCAATCGGGAGCTGCCGTGTGTGATTCTGCAGCTCTTTGCATTAAAACAGTAATTGGACAGTTTTTCTTCTGGTTGGTATAAAACGTTTCATCAGTTGTAATCGGTCTGCTTGCTTCTGCTGTCGGTGTTTGTTTTTGGGCTCTACGGGTCGTTTGCTTGTTAACGAGGAGGCGTCTCTCTCTCCGTCCGTCTCTGCTCCCGTTTGTGTGAACCGCCGAGTCCTCGTCGGCCGACAGGATCCGTCCAGCTGCTCTTCTTCTACATCTTTAAATAATGGCTCCTCCCTGGAGCCCGGCTCCTCTCGGCCCGCCGTGGGCCGGCCTTCTTCTCTGTTGGTCATGTGGAGAAAATCCTGGGCGAGGAGCAGCTGAGAGTTTTACCCATGAGTCATCGGGGCTGCGGGGAGGAAACAAACACGCAGAGAGCTGTTAGTCTGATAACGAGCGCCCAGAGGAGAGAACgctcactctgctgctgctggagcctCGAACTCACCGCAGTTCTGCTGGAAAGCAGCTTTTAAAGGTTTCCTGCAGGACACAGACCAGAGGGGAGCGATTTGAAACCAAAGGGATTatcaggcaggcagagaggcgGGGCATGATGGGAGGGGAGCAGCCAGCTGTGCAGAGATCCTCCATTAAAGACAGATGGAGCGGCAGCGCTCGcgtgttcacctgtctgtcagctGCAGGTGTGGGCGGGGCTACATTAGTCTCCTTGAAAAGGGAAAATGATCGTTGCTGattcactttgtgtttcacaAACAAACCATTACCTGCAGCAGGACGTCAGGAGCAGAGAGTTTGGTGCCAAGTCGGTCCAACACGTGCAGGATGGCGGCCAGAGCAGCTGCAGCTCCACCGTCGACTTTAGAAATAATATTTAGTTTCtaataatatttcatattttttgccAGCTGTTTGCTTCAGTTTGATCACCTGCAAATCACCAAAGGTGACGAAGCAGTTTGCAGCTCTAAGAACTGGCCGACGGTCAAAggctcctgcaggaggaggcgGGAGCGTTCAGTAATAATGATTAGTGCTTCAATATCAAACCACGGCCAGTAGAGACGGACACCACCCAAAGAAAAGTCCAGAAAATGAACGGTTTTAATTCAAATTGTCTTAATTAAATGTGTCTATTGAAGGAGTGGATGTTGACAGACTGCAGAGTAAACAAAGGCAAGTGTTTCCTCCTGAGACCTTTGGCCTGTACTACCAAGCAGGTAGCTTCAGGAGTAACTTCCCCtttaacccgtactacgaaaggtgttacccgaggtctgttgccatggcgatTTACGCTTCATCCCTGAACCGCTCCCAGCAGGTTTTGTTGGCGGTTAACTGGAGGTTCTCCTGCAGGTGGACttcacatctgtactcagtgttactGATGAGAAGTATTCATCCACACCGCTTCATAAAACACGTTTAGATCCTGATTTGTTCCCCCGAGGcgttcagacagcgagccctgcgGCCGAGCCGGGATTCTAGAGAGGTTTCTGAGATGGAGTCCGTCTGTAGGCTGTAACTGAGAGTTTTCACATATGTAGATAGATTACTATTTTACGGGTGGAGCCGGGCTCGGGGTTAATAACCCAGGAAAACAATCTTCCCTCCGTTTTCTTCCGACTGATCCGAGGCAAAGTCTCTGAGGGGCAGGATAGTGactgtgggctaaactcaccgCTGAATCTAACTTTCCAGTGCGTGCATAATACACGGCAGACGTGTGTgcgatgttgcagccttgcagaGTGAAGTTtgatgtcagagaatattcaagtttctTACTTGGAGATGAAATTGTGTCTGggattattccccctctccttCTGTTACAGTGGACCTCATGTGCAGCTGGACCTTTACATCTTCATCATATTCCACATAAAATACAGGATAGAGATCTGAACTACAAGAACAACATCAGGCTACAAATTTAgtccaacaagcctccctggctttgtcggccgccacgatattagatttagccgttaacgtGTCTTCACATTCAGAATTTCCTGTCACTGCCAACGTgcttcctctggagaaatatgGAGCGTGCGGCGTTCAGAAAAAACTCAATCTGATCCACCTTCGTAGTTTAACTCCAGTGTGGcagtttctgtaaataatagtTAGACCTGCTCTGCATGAACACgcagacaaaaatgtaaaagctgCCGTCCTGCCAGCTTCCAAATCTGTGTTTGTTGCCATGTTGGCTCCTCCCCccttcagcagctgcagctttTCCTGCACTGGTTGAAGGAAATGTTCCATAGTAATATTAATCAGATAGTAAATCTCTCCGTCTGATCCGAATAGTTTTAATGTTCCTCTGGATGGACGGAGCtctttaaaatagaaaataaaagcgAGGTGCAGTCAGACTGCAGGAGGCTAACGCTGCCTCTACCTTTACACTGTGTCAGATAACTTCTGTCCCGGAcatcttcttcatcatcttcatctctGAGACAAACAGGAAGTCTGCCAGGTTCAGACAGAGACGGGCTCGgtctcctcctccacccaccAAGGAGGAGTTGTTTTCCTTTTGGGTTTCTTAGGAACCAGGAGACGAGGAATGTGCTTGTTTATCGTCAGTCAGACGGCCAACGAATGAACTCCTGCTGAAGAGGAAGTTCAACTCTGTTTCATTCATACGGCCCCCTGCTGCCCCCCTGCGGCTCGAGGCCGCGGCCCCCCTGCTGCCCCCCTGCGGCTCGAGGCCGCGGCCCCCCTGCTGCCCCCCTGCAGCTCGAGGCCGCGGCCCCCCTGCTGCCCCCCTGCAGCTCGAGGCCGCGGCCCCCCTGCAGCTCGAGGCCGCGGCCCCCCTGCAGCTCGAGGCCGCGGCCCCCCTGCAGCTCGAGGCCGCGGCCCCCCTGCAGCTCCCCTGCGGCTCGAGGCTGCGGCCCCCCTGCTCAGCACTGAGCTCAGTGTGAAACCTCCCTGCAGGTTTCTTACTTCTGTTTTCTCTAAACTGTGAATCACTGAGCTCCGTCATGCTGACGTTTCCTTCCTTTTACAGAATATTGACCCTAAAACAAAGAGTGAAGTTGTTGCCTGTCCGAGCTGTAGTCTGCTGCTCTTCCCCTCTGCAGAAAGTTCACGATCACAGCCAGTAAATCGGATTGGTATTTTATTTCTGTCCTCCAGGGACCAGAATCTGTCCTGTCGGGCGGCGTTCTGCTCAGGCGCTTCTGTAGAAACGTGTCGTAGTGAGACGTCGCCGCTGCTCTCTGGTCTGTCGTGGTCACATGGAGGAAGTTCAGAGTGCTGCTTCATCGTGGTTTAACGCTCTGAGAGCCGGCGTGACTCAACAGGTCCTGGTTTACAAGTTTAGGCTCAGCTCGGCGCTCAGAGGTTTCAGAACACAGCTCATGGATTTGATTAACAGGATCGAATTCATCCTCAGGGGCCCGGCGTCGGCCCTCGGTGCTACCCGGGTTCTGACTGGAACAGGTCCACGGCGCCGACACCCCGAGGAAGGCTAAAGCTTGGGCACGTTGTTTCAAATCTTTGCTGAGtcatattttcctttgttgCACATCACACGACCCGTCACATGACACGCCCTGTGGTTACTTCCTGAAATAACATCAGCAGTCCTGTGAGTCAGTGAACTGTTAACACAACGGTTGAAAGTGGGCGGGGCCAGATGTCTTCAGGTGTAGCGTGACTGAGTATCAGTCTGCAGCTGATTGAAACTAATAACTGACTGTAGTGATGATTTCCATTCTTTCATTAAGCCGACTTATAATTGTTGTAAATGTCAGTCTGGAGCAGCTGGGGGGGGGGAGTGACTCGCTCAGGGACACGGTGGTAGATGGGTCGAAGTGGGGGATTGAGCACGGGTCTCTCACCATAGTCTTATCCGCTGCGCCATCACAGCCGTACTCGCAGCCTCTTTTTAGCCCTCAGCTGTGACCTTTAGCTTCTGGTTGTTTAGTGCTAATAAAATGAGTTCTGCTGTAGGAATAGATCCGTTAACGGACACGTGAGCAGGTCTGCAGAAggaaactacagaaaacattagAGCTCATAACGTGAAGGAACTCGTCTCTGGACCTCACGGAGTCCTGATCAGAGGGAAGTATGATGTCATCAACTGATcagcagctttaatttaatCATTGATGTTTGTCTCCCTGCCGCCTCCTCCCCCCcgactcctcctcctgtcccccTGCAGGGAGTCGGGCCTACGTCTTGCTGTCCCTCAGTCAGCAGGACGGCATCGAGCAGCACATGGACTTTGATAACCGCTACACTCTGCTGGAGCTGTTTGCAGAGACCACCTCCTCAGAGGAGCACGGGATCTCCTTCGAAGGGATCCACCTGCCTCAGGTAGACCCTCACCTGTCCTGAGCCTCCTCACGTCTCCTTTTGTTGTTGTCGTCCTCCTTCATGTCCTTCCTGTCCTCAGATTCCCGGGAAGCTGCTGTTCTCTCTGGTGAAGCGTTACCTGTGCGTCACGTCTCTGATGGACAAACTCAACACGGCGGGGACGGAGTCCAGCTCTGACAGGCAGGACGCCAGCCCCTCCCCCGCCTCCTCCTGCAGCACCGCCCACCAGACGGAGCACCTGCGCGTCCAGCGAGAGTTCGACTTCACCATGGCCATGGCCAACCTGATCTCAGAGCTGGTCCGCGTCATGGGCTGGGACCGGAACCGCCAGCCCCCCGACAGCTCCGCCCTCCAGTCTGGAGGAGGCGGGGCCTGCGGGGAGGAGCAGGGGGAGGAGGCCTCCCGTCCCGTCCTCAGGTCCATCTTCCAGCCTCGTTTCTGCACTTCCCCCGTCGTCCTTCACACCACCGCCGCCGTAGCCGCTCCCGCCGCCACGCCGCCGAAGAAGAAGACAGGAAACGGATACAAGACGCGCTCAGATTTCGCCAGCCGCTCGTCCTACGTGGAGTATGTCCAGGACAACCTGAAAAGCGGCATGATGGTCCGCATGCTGGAGGACTACGAGGAAGTGAGCGCCGGAGACGAAGGGGAGTTTCGCTACAGCAACGACGGCTCGCCGCCTGTTCAGGTGAGGAAACGCGGACCGTTTAAATAGTTTATCACCTGCCGATTAGGACGGCTTCAACTGGACTAGGATCCTGCCGGTTCTCTTCCAGGAACTCTGGAACCAGGTCCAGCCGGAGGAATCGGGGTCTTTAGTAGTTTGTAAAATGACGCTTTTTCAGTTATTATCTTTCGCCCTAAAGATCCGGAGGTGAACCGCACAGCGTGTTTATACAGAGTCCACCAGGACCGGGACCCTGCAGGCGTTTGATTGGCCGTTGCAGATTTAGAAATAAAAGGTGCAGAGATCAAATCCCGGCCTGGTGAACTACATCAGTACTTGACCCCGGTTCCTCTGTGAGGCAGACCTGCAGCAGGTCAGAGAGTCACTGATGTGATTCAGGTTGACTCCCTCCAGACCCTGATCTGTACCGTAATGCCCCCTCTGTCTGTACGGTGTGTGCAGGTGTACTGGAACTCCCTGTCCAGGACTTACTGGGTCCACTGGCACATGGTGGAGATTCTgggcagcggcagcagcagtcAGGCTGAGAAGGAGACGCAGGAGAAGGCCTCCACTCTGACAGAGACTCTCAAACTCACCGCGGGTAAGACCTGATCCCAGggcctcacctgtctgtccacctgaggtctcacctgtctgtccacctgaggtctcacctgtctgtctcacccgCGTCTCTCCTGgcgctctctcctctctgtctcacccGGTCTCTCCTGgcgctctctcctctctgtctcacccGGTCTCTCCTGgcgctctctcctctctgtctcacccGGTCTCTCCTGgcgctctctcctctctgtctcaccctgCCTCTCCTGgcgctctctcctctctgtctcacccGGTCTCTCCTGgcgctctctcctctctgtctcacccGGTCTCTCCTGgcgctctctcctctctgtctcaccctgCCTGTCTcaccctgcctgtctctcttctGCTCCCACAGTGAGCCAGACGTTCTTCTCGAAGCCTCCCGGCGGTCTCTACTCGCTGCCCTACCTGTCTGAGGGGCTGCAGAGGGAGCCTCTGGCCCTGAGCCGGGCCGAGTGGTGGGAGATCCTGTTCTTCATCAAGAAGCTGGAGcccaaacagcagcaggaggtCAACGGCGTCCTGCTGCAGAGCCTGGACGACCAGGTGAGGAGCGCGCTGGGAAACTCTGCGGCTCTTAACCGTAGCTTAGTGAACCCTGCGGAAAAACCCTCtgtcctcctctgtctgtcccGCAGGAGGCGGAGTTGGACGACTGGGCTCTGATCGGCCTGTCCGTCCCCGGAGACGTGGCCAAGAAGCTGCTGCACTACCTGAAGCAGAAGCTGCCGTCGTCGTGTCTGGGCgacctgctctgctctcacaCCTTCTCCAAACACTAcctgaggagaggaggaggaagcctGGAGGACGAGGAGCTGCTGGGTGAGGACGGAGACGCACCCCTCTGCGTCCACGAGGCGGCGGGGACGAGTCTGACTGTGCTTTGTCTTCCAGCTGAAAGCTCTCTGGGTCCGTCCGGCctggcaggaggaggagcagcagcagcaggaggagcaggtcAGAACTCCACGTCTTCGTCGTCAGCCTCggcctcctcgtcctcctcgtcCTCAGCGATGGGCTCCGTCTCCAAGAAGGCGAAAAAGGAACTTCCTGTCGATTCGGGCTTCGGCAGCTCGGAGACGGAGAGCGAGCTGCCCACGGAGGACGAGAGCAAGTACCCCGAGGACCTGGAGGACAAGATGAAAGGTGGGAGGAGTCTGTGAGCGAGGACCACATCAGTAACGCGTTCCGGTCAGAGACATCAGTCCTGTTCTTCTTCTCCCTGCAGTGTTCAACAACCCGCGAGTCCAGGGGAAGAAGACGGTGCTGGAGAAGCTGGGCGAGGTGGTGGACATCCTGAAGAAGGGGGGGTCGGGCTCGGACCAGGCCCAGCAGATGGCCGCCGTCCTCTTCATCACCAGGCTGATGGAGGAGAAGGGGACCCAGGAGAAGAACTCCATGAGGAGCGACTCCGCCCAGACCATACGGTGAGGGGCCACATCAGGGAGCGCTCCAGGAAATGCCCCCTACGGGTACACTGGCGCTTAGCGAGTGTGTTCCAGTAAATACACAGAGCCCGGTCAGGAGCGGCCTGGTAGGGTCCGGGGCCCAGGCGCTGGTTTCAGTTTTATAGcagagcttcttttttttttacatttttagaaaacaaaaagttCACAGACCCgagtgtttgtctttgtgtctcgACAGGGACAAGGTCCTGAAGCTGCTGGTGGAGCTGCTGGGCTCGTCCTCTAAAGACCTGCTGATCTGCACGCTCAGGCTCACCCACCTCCTCATGATCAAGTACGAGTGGAGGGTTTCCTTCGCCACCGAGGGCGGGGTCAAGGCCATCCTGTCCTGCATGCAGGAGTTCTCCACCGTGGCCCACGTCCAGCAGCTGGCGCTCGCGGTGAGAGACTCGCAGCAGAGCTGATCCTCACAACGCTTCTGACTCCTCTCTGTAGAAGCGTTCCCTTCATATTTCTGAGTGAGATATCGGGTCAGCTGATCTATTCACACggcgtgtttgtgtgcgtgaAGGGTTCAGAGCTGCAGCGCTTAATCAGTTCATTACTTTGCAACTCTTTTGGTAACGGCTTCATCGGGTTGGGTTTTATTCTCCTCCATGACGGATCTCTTTGGCCTGTGGACACAACGAGACGTTTGGAAACACTGAGCGACAGTTTAGAGACCAAACGACTAATCGACCGTTCAAGAAGATAATGTGTAGTTCCAGCTAAAGGCTTTAGTCACCCACGAGATCGAGACAGAAGAAATCTGTAATGCTGAATTACATGAaactctttctgtttctcagcTGCGGTTTCTGGTGGCAGATCTGTAGAACATGATGtggcatcagctgggcggagttaaTTATCTCAGTTACTTTTCTATTTCACTGCGAGATAAAATGATCGCGTGATCGTCTTGCGAGAAAGCTTCTTACCGTCGCGTCTCGTCTCTCCCCTTGTCGTTTTGTATTTGAAGTCAAAGAGCTGGATCAGGCTGTGAGCAGAACCGATCAGATagtctgacctctgacctctgtcgTTGTCAGACTCTGAAGGTGATCACTGGAGCCAGCAAACACGACCTCCGCAGCGTCGGCAGCAGCCTCCCCCTCTCGGAGTCCGGCACTCAGATGATGTTGGAGATCTTCGCCAGCATCGGCTCGGCCACGCCCGAAGGCTCCAAAGGCCTGCTGGGCGCCATCCCCGCCGCCATCGACCTCATGCTCAAGACTAAAGGGTGAGTCTCCGCCGCAGGTCCGGTCTAACCCGCTCTTCTGAGCCGCTTCCTGCCGCTGATCTGTCGCTCTCTGCAGATGCATGCTGTCGGTGCGTAACGGCCTGCTGGTCATCATCATGCTCATCTCCAACCACAAGAGCCTGGCGGAGCAGCTGGTGGCGTGCGACGTCACCGCCGTCCTCAAGAAGTGTCTGACCCTGTCCAGAGCCGAGACCATGCTGGCCATCATCGCCCTCAACCACATCTCCATGGTGCACAAGCTGGAGAGCAAAGGTAAAGTGCGTCAGAGGCCGAGAGAAGAGCTGATCAACGAGCTGAGACTCGTGAGACCAGCACGTTTGATCAGAACCGCAATAACCGCTGTGAGACCTCCTCCGGGCCGAGGTCGATGAAACCGGGTCCGGGTCAAACTGAGCCTCTGtccctgtgtctctgtctctgtctctgtctgtccctgtctcaGAGTGTCGGGAGCAGCTGGACTTTAAGGACACGGAGCTGCAGATGCTGGTTGTGAGTCTGAAGGAGCTGACGGCCACCAAAGAGGTGATCCAGACTCTGGAGCAGCTGCTGTGTGACGACGCCTctcagctggaggagga from Micropterus dolomieu isolate WLL.071019.BEF.003 ecotype Adirondacks unplaced genomic scaffold, ASM2129224v1 contig_13777, whole genome shotgun sequence includes these protein-coding regions:
- the LOC123966592 gene encoding cullin-9 isoform X1; the encoded protein is MRILQRGAPEESSDKTNLTRLGNDTLGRKRKQRLRGKTEPRGKVCDTAATMVGERRNGNLLVQLGPRLQAYPEELIRQRRNHDGQTEYLIRWCLVTIDDGSGPGGGASEAGGTGGGSSGVGGSGGSTSGESKTENILMWMSTEDVYANCPTLLGKRKTDSQRPLQQQETQQGGESSDGGQRSGGEFPSDVTFDEVELSDMKEDVKNLVRRARKQMTKKSDFSISITHTIHVLSAYAGIGSLVGVFKETGALNLLMELLCNKETQTRRSAGKMLRALASHDAGSRAYVLLSLSQQDGIEQHMDFDNRYTLLELFAETTSSEEHGISFEGIHLPQIPGKLLFSLVKRYLCVTSLMDKLNTAGTESSSDRQDASPSPASSCSTAHQTEHLRVQREFDFTMAMANLISELVRVMGWDRNRQPPDSSALQSGGGGACGEEQGEEASRPVLRSIFQPRFCTSPVVLHTTAAVAAPAATPPKKKTGNGYKTRSDFASRSSYVEYVQDNLKSGMMVRMLEDYEEVSAGDEGEFRYSNDGSPPVQVYWNSLSRTYWVHWHMVEILGSGSSSQAEKETQEKASTLTETLKLTAVSQTFFSKPPGGLYSLPYLSEGLQREPLALSRAEWWEILFFIKKLEPKQQQEVNGVLLQSLDDQEAELDDWALIGLSVPGDVAKKLLHYLKQKLPSSCLGDLLCSHTFSKHYLRRGGGSLEDEELLAESSLGPSGLAGGGAAAAGGAGQNSTSSSSASASSSSSSSAMGSVSKKAKKELPVDSGFGSSETESELPTEDESKYPEDLEDKMKVFNNPRVQGKKTVLEKLGEVVDILKKGGSGSDQAQQMAAVLFITRLMEEKGTQEKNSMRSDSAQTIRDKVLKLLVELLGSSSKDLLICTLRLTHLLMIKYEWRVSFATEGGVKAILSCMQEFSTVAHVQQLALATLKVITGASKHDLRSVGSSLPLSESGTQMMLEIFASIGSATPEGSKGLLGAIPAAIDLMLKTKGCMLSVRNGLLVIIMLISNHKSLAEQLVACDVTAVLKKCLTLSRAETMLAIIALNHISMVHKLESKECREQLDFKDTELQMLVVSLKELTATKEVIQTLEQLLCDDASQLEEERSQVIHSRDTYQDLVRLMEQHRADRAVQLSILRILNKFLDNYQEDVLPWHESIEPCLSSMTAFINDREVVQMFIRFLYRLASLNKDYAVVMCRLGTKEALVKALDKHSTNLLLVTELRDLITDCEKYASLYKKMTTSVLAGCIQMVLGQIEEHRRSHQPINIPFFDVFLRNLCQGSSVELKEDKCWEKVEVSSNHHRANKLTDKNPKTYWESNGCTGSHFINIYMHKGVVIRQLAILVASEDSSYMPARILVLGGDEPTNINTELNTVNVTPSASRVVLLENMTRFWSIIQIRVKRCQQGGIDTRVHGFEVLGPKPTFWPVFKEQLCCRTYLFYSTKAHTWCQEVMEDQTQLPQLFNKLNSALRHEQMFADRFLPDAEAAEALGRTCWEALITPIVHSITLSESSASSPLSWLLSEYLDNTESARRCKSRAAIFNSRVRRLTHLLVHVDTSSADSEELRPPVKSSESLHPASLLSATRRDITK